AGATTTCTGTGcatcttcttctttccttcctttttttACAGCTGCAGATTTGTCGCTTATTGCATCTTCATCCCTTCTCAGCCGTTTTAAAACTGAATCTCCGTCTTTTACGCCTCAGTTGTGCAAcacatctgtttctctctctttccccctgaACAGTTGGCCGTGGTGCTGGAGGAGAAGTCGGCCCTGCAGGCGGAGACACGCACCCTGAAAGAGAAGCTGCACTTCCGCGACTCTCTGGACACGTCGTCCACCGCCATCACGggcaagaagctgctgctgctgcagagtcagatggagcagcttcaggatGAGAACTACAGGTAGagtcactacacacacacacacacacacagacacacacaaagatatacCCAGGGAGAAGAGTCCACGGATGCATCAGTACTAACACTGATCAGGCCCTATAAGTAACAGACcagttatttgttgttgtttaagtATCTgaccggagaatctcctgctgcattgttcataAGCGAAAGTCCAGACCCCACTTTTTATGGTATGTTATGAAAACTGCTATAGTGACACATCCAGTTATATTTAACCCCTGCTCCTCTGTCGCGTGTCAGACTGGAGAACAGCAGAGATGACATGCGTGTGCGGGGGGAGATCCTGGAGCGGGAGGTGGTCGTGCTGCAGCTGCGTAACGAGGAGCTGAACAGCCTGGCACACGAGGCCCAGGCCCTCAAAGACGAGATGGATATTCTCAGGTGAGACCTCCAGTACTCGGCTGTACTGGTGGTTACTGGTTTACCTAAGTTTACACTCTCCAAATCCACAGAAGGTCCTAAAAGACGACCATTCATCCACCTGGAGTTGATGCTAATTTACAGGAAGACTCGCAATTGCTTCCTAATTCCTCAGGTTTATTATGTTCCTCACTGGCACATCGTTCATTTTTTCATCTGATGTTTTCAAGGGATTTATTGACAATACCCAAAATGGAGGTTATCACAAGCAGCAGTTCATTTATTATCGTTTTACACTCACAGAAACAACTCCCACGCTGCCCACACACAGACGTCCAGTAGCTCCTCTCTCTGACATCTGTGTTGATTATATGAATTTGATGCATTGACGCTGGCTTGCGTCAGTCGTTGCTTTTCAGCAGTTAAGTACATAACCACACGGATGTATTGTGTTTCACTGAAAGTCATATTCCTGTGTCGGCACTCAACACTTCctacacatccccccccccccccccctccccccccaggCATTCCTCTGACCGGGTGAACCAGCTCGAAGCGCTGGTGGAGACCTacaagaggaagctggaggatcTGGGAGACCTGCGCAGACAGGTGCGCCTCCTGGAGGAGCGCAACACCGTGTACATGCAGCGCACCtgcgagctggaggaggagctccgCCGGGCAAACGCCGTCCGCAGCCAGCTGGACACCTACAAGAGACAGGCAAGCAGAGCCAGGCCGGCTCCTCCTGGTGATCTCCCAGTCGAACACATCACTTGGCTTCGGCACGTGTTGTGGAaaaagttttcagttttcatagAGCGCTCCTGCCAACACAGACTGTTGCTATGCTCTCTGACTTGCAGGCGCATGAGCTTCACACCAAGCACTCCGCGGAGGCCATGAAAGCTGAGAAGTGGCAGTTTGAGTACAAGAACCTTCACGACAAGTATGACGCACAGCTGAAGGAGAAAGAAGTGAGTTGGAAGAACCTCAGGAAGTAAAAGTTAAGATGTGAATGGAAGGAAAgaacgtgctgctgctgcttttcactTCACAGGGAGCAGTGatttggtttttatttcaatatcCTTGTTTGGATCATCTTTTAAACAGCAAGGTCGTCCTTAGAAATAACAGTTGTTGACTAATTCAGAATCTTCGACAGCCTGAGACGCCTTTAGTGACTTTTTTAAAGCGCCCGACACCAAATCTAGAACCTTTTCATTTGTGTGGTGCAGCTTAGAAACAGCTGGTTGACATGAAGCCTTAAGATCTAAATCCatcatttaataaaaatcatCACGCACAGAAACCTTCCACATTGAGCTCGATTAATTTCATTATTCTATTTTCGCTGATTATTGTATTTTGCATCATCTACTGACCTTCCGAGAGATTTCGAGCTTTAGCTACTTTTCCTCACTTTTGGAAGTTGCTGTTTACGAAGCTCACAGGAGTTTTCGATTTCGTCCTCGGCTTCACACGCTGACCGGTCCCCAGGTCCAGACAGACACTCGCTTGTTGTGATGATTACAGTACGCACGCTGCTGCCTGGAGGAGCTGTTGTCAGGCAAACATCGTACTATTCTTCAGTGGACTCCCACGTCCAGTGTCAGTTCTAGCACCTCCTGCAATCTGACAGCAGTGATTAATGTCCTCGTTAAGAAATAAACTCGACCGACGTGCACTGACATATCTGCCTTTACATTCACTTCATCAATAATCACATCAAAACATGGTCCAGGTCTGGATCCCCCTGTTGAAATGTTAAGCAatcataattaaaacaaatcaaataaaatgcaaCAAGATAATTAAGACGAATAAAGAATTGGGGTTCACAAGAATCCACttttattaaatcttaatcaagaggcaataaaaaagaaagaaattaacAATATCTTCAAATCAATTCTGAAATGACTCTTGGTAAATCTGCCTCAGGTGTGATTTTAGTTGAATTCTCTTACAAACCAAAGTGagacgtgtttgtgttgtgctcgGTGTCCTCAGCGTCTGATCTCGGAGAGGGACACACTGCGGGAGACGAACGACGAGCTGAGGTGTGCTCAGGTCCAACAGAGGGTTCTCAGTGGAGCTGGTGAGTTGTGACAGCGCTCGGCCTGGAAATAGATTAATAAACAAGTTTCAATCTGATGTAATAAAAACGTAAAACCCATAACAATATCTTTAAAgaaatcacaaacacatttctacTAAGTCCTGACGACTGAATATTGTTATAATGAATCAGATCATGAATCCTAGAGACCTTTCATCTTTTAGAATATTAACTATTTTCTTTAGAACTGTTTAATTAAGTTGGTGACGTCCCTCGTTCTCTCCACAGGAGGCTTGTGTGACAGTGTGGACCCAGTTGGAAACCTGGCTGCAGAGATCATGCCGACTGAGCTCAAGTAAGCTTGTTATTAATTGTTCTGTACGTCTGTGAGCTGTGGATGATGTGTTCCTAACAGATGAgacttaccccccccccccccacattcaTCTTCTGAGATAAACGACTCGGCCAAAGTGTATTTTTAGAACTTGAATGTGCAGTTGTCCCCTGAAATAGAGACACATGTCGGATCACTCGGCCTGGGCGTTGTCTTTCAACGGGCTTGGTCAACTCTGCAGAATCTGTTTTGTCCCACCACTCTCTGACCCACTTCATCTTTCCTCCATTTTctttacccccccaccccctccactCCCCCCCTCTCTTGTCTTACCCGCGACAGGGAGACAGTTGTGCGTCTGCAGAGTGAAAACAAGATGATGTGCGTCCAGGAGGAGTCGTACAGGCAGAAGCTGGTGGAGGTGCAGGCCGAGCTGGAGGAGGCTCAGCGCAGCAGGAACACCCTGGAAACAcagaacaggtgtgtgtgtgtgtgtttgtgtgggtgtttgtgtgtgtgtgccctttAACACACTAGCCAACTTCGTGCTGAGTCATTTCTAGGTCGCCATATTGTGTGTTCCTGGACATGGAGCAGGTTGTTTGGCTGACAGTAGGAGTGATATCTGCCTAAATGTCAACTCACCCTCTGGACTGTGTGCTCAGCCGAGCTGTGTGGGCTGCTCTGGAGGACGGACAGCAGAAAGCCAGATTGTCCCTtgactgtgtgtatatgtgtgtgtttacatgccgGTGGGCATGTGGACATGTGGGTGGACTTTGCGTGTGTATTGCAACACCAGGCCCAGGGTGTGGGAAGCATCCTCAGCAACAGtaacaggaggagaggatgggggggggagggagcaTGCTCAGTAGAGTCGAGCAGGGACGCAGCTCGACAACATTACATTTcaccttctctctgtttctttattctctttctccctctaaTCTCTCTCCGtgttccttccttctcctcgtCTGTTTTACAGGTTGAACCTCCAGCAGATCTCAGAGCTGCGTTCTCACATCGAGGAGCTCCAGAAAACGCTGCAGGAGCAGGACAGCAAGACTGAAGATGTGAGTGGAGCGAgggctgcctcctcctcctcctcctcctcctcctccttctcctcctttagTCACTTCACACCCAGAACTTTACTCATCATAAATCATAGTTTCCTACAATCAATCTGTGTTAAATTTTGAACCTGGATCAGTAAAGATGTGACTCTCTTACAGTAGAAACATTTACTGAagcataaaacatttgcatggcGCACTGAGTGAGCATATTGAACAGTCAGCTGTCAATGAATGCAGTGTTTTTACTTATCATACATGTTGTGTGGGACTTGAACTCGAGTGTGCTGTGGTGATTCACTGTTAACGCCtgcccctctctgtctgtctctcttcgtCTGCCCCCATCGGTCGACTCTGCCAAAATCAGGCCATCGTAAGTACGGCCCTCCCTCTGTCCACCTGGCCCGTGATTAACTCTTTGACAGCTCGGCTTCTTGATGCTTGtgccgtgtttgtgtttgtgcgccTTTCTGTGCCATTTAGAAAACCTGTCGAGTTTTaggttttaatttgtgtttttcctgtttttcacaGTCGTCCTTATTGAAGATAAAGCTCGAGGAGCATTTGTAAGTAAAATAAATCTTGTGCATCATTTCTCCATGTGTTCCTCGAACGTGAGGAAAAACTCTTGTCGTGTGCTTGTTGCAGAGAGAAGCTCCATGAAGCTCACTCAGACCTTCAGAAGAAACGAGAGGTCATCGACGACCTGGAGCCCAAAGTGGACAACAGCAGTAAGtcatatttaataataactGATTCTTGGAGCTCCTGCCTCTGTCcaactccttcttctcctctaaaCACTCGTCTTGTTTTCCTCCGTCTCAGTGGCGAAGAAGATCGATGAACTCCAGGAGATCCTGAGGAGGAAGGACGATGACATGAAGCAGATGGAGGAGCGGTACAAGCGCTACGTGGAGAAGGCGAAAACGGTCGGTCCACCTGAACGGGTCGACCTCAGTGCCTGGCTCTGAATAGAAATAAGTCCAAATGAGGCGTTGTTCTTGTTTAACTGATTTAAAGGGACTTGTCAAACTTGTTTTATCTGCTCAAGAGCACATCAGAAGCcacaagaacaacaaacaaatcTCACTGCATCGTTTTATTCGGAGCAGGAGAAGAACACTAACGTTCTCTCTTTGTGCAGGTGATCAAAACCATGGATCCCAAGCAGCAGCCGGCGGCTCCTCACATCCAGGCTCTGAAGAACCAGCTGACGGAGAAGGAGCGACGGATCCACCACCTGGAGGTAACCACCATTTCCATGCACAGACACAATCAGGTGTCTCTAGCTCCACTCATGCTGGAACCAGACAGCTGAAAAAGGAGGACAAATGTTTGGATTGACTGTGATTGTTTTCACAAAGCAAACATCGGTTATGTCTGTGGACTcccatgtttttaaaataatgtgCAGCAGATACAAATCTCACGAATGCATGATGGTCTGTTCCCTTCCTGCAGCACGACTATGAGAAGAACAGATCCAGACACGACCAGGAGGAGAAGCTCCTCATCAGCGCCTGGTACAACATGGTGAGTGACTAGTATATATCACGTGTTTTGAAGGTTTTTCTCCTGGACAGAAAGAGTTTGAACCAGACGTTTGTTTTCCTCAGGGGATGGCGTTGCATCAGAAGGTGTCGGGCGAGCGGCTGGGACAGTCCCACCACACCCTGTCCTTCCTCGCCCAGCAGCGGCAGGCCACCAACGCCCGGAGAGGCCTGACACGACATCACCCGcgatagaaacacacacacacacacaaacacacacgtgctgaACAAGAAGATGAAATGATCTACGACAAACTTCTTCTGAAACTTTGCCTTGATGCCTTCACTGGATCGCTGCACCTCGGAGTATTCTTCCATGCTGCTACTGCTCCCTGCTGGCTGTTGATGGTACaagatcatttttttattttccctgcTGAGCCACAGCGGAGAAACACTCGACTGATCCAGAGTTCA
Above is a genomic segment from Pleuronectes platessa chromosome 16, fPlePla1.1, whole genome shotgun sequence containing:
- the LOC128458587 gene encoding protein Hook homolog 2 encodes the protein MSLDKAELCDSLLTWLQTFQVPSCSSKYDLASGLAIAHVLHRIDPSWFNEAWLGRIKEESGANWRLKVSNLKKILKSMMEYYHDVLGHQVSDEHMPDVSLIGEMGDVTELGKLVQLVLGCAVSCEKKQEQIQQIMTLEESVQHVVMTAIQELLSKEASSEPGSPETYGDFDSQSRKYYFLSEEADEKGDLSQRCQHLQHQLAVVLEEKSALQAETRTLKEKLHFRDSLDTSSTAITGKKLLLLQSQMEQLQDENYRLENSRDDMRVRGEILEREVVVLQLRNEELNSLAHEAQALKDEMDILRHSSDRVNQLEALVETYKRKLEDLGDLRRQVRLLEERNTVYMQRTCELEEELRRANAVRSQLDTYKRQAHELHTKHSAEAMKAEKWQFEYKNLHDKYDAQLKEKERLISERDTLRETNDELRCAQVQQRVLSGAGGLCDSVDPVGNLAAEIMPTELKETVVRLQSENKMMCVQEESYRQKLVEVQAELEEAQRSRNTLETQNRLNLQQISELRSHIEELQKTLQEQDSKTEDSSLLKIKLEEHLEKLHEAHSDLQKKREVIDDLEPKVDNSMAKKIDELQEILRRKDDDMKQMEERYKRYVEKAKTVIKTMDPKQQPAAPHIQALKNQLTEKERRIHHLEHDYEKNRSRHDQEEKLLISAWYNMGMALHQKVSGERLGQSHHTLSFLAQQRQATNARRGLTRHHPR